The sequence below is a genomic window from Romeriopsis navalis LEGE 11480.
ACGATAATGCCGGTATCGTCATAACGTTTTTGGGTGTGATGATGAAATTCCCCTGTTCGATCGAGTAATGCCGCCACGCTAGGAATACAAAATGTCCTCAGCAATGCGAGTTCCAGCGCCCGCGTGATGTCCCAGGGAAATTCATAACCCGCGAGCAAGTGGCAAATTTGGATCGCATCGGCTTGGGGATCAAGCGTCGCAATTTTGGCGGCTAAATCATAGCGACTCATGCTGTTGGGAAGGGTTAGGGACATCGTGATTATAACGATCGGTTGCTCCCTAGCTGGTTGTTCCTAGCTGGCAGTTTGATAGCGCATGCCCGCCTGTTGCTCGACCACGCCCATCAGCTCAAGTTCTAATAAGCCACTGAGGACATTGCCGGTCGGTAAGCCGGTGCCTTCAACGATGTGATCCAGGATCACGGGTTCGGGACTATTGGCGATCGTCTGCCAAATATTGTGCAGTTCTGGTGGCAGCTGGATCATCGGTTGTGATGGCGTGACCGCCGAGCCGATCACGCCATCAAATAAATCTAATTGATCCAACGTGGGAATTGTTCCCAGTGATTCCAGTAAACGCGCTTCGCCCGTGATGATTTGTGCCCCTTGGTGAATCAAATTCAAGCTGCCGGCCGCTTCGGGATTATCCAAACTCCCAGCGAGCGCATAAACATCCCGGCCATACTCATTCGCTAATCGTGCGGTAATTAATGCGCCGGACTTATGCCCGGCCTCCATCACCAGCGTGGCCCGACAAAGTCCAGCAACAATCCGATTGCGTTCCGGAAAGTGGGTGCGATTGGGCGCCGTTCCGGCTGGATATTCACTCAAAATCAAGCCCACTTGGGCCATTTGGTCGTAGAGTTTTTGGTTTGAGCGGGGATAAACAACGTCAATCCCTGTCCCCAGTACCCCGATCGTTGCGCCCTGCACCTCCAGGCAGCTTTGATGCGCTTGGGCGTCGATACCGGCAGCGAGGCCAGAAACAATGGTCCATCCATGCTGACTTAAACTGCGACTTAGCCGCCGGGTCCAGCGCTGACCATAGTCCGATGGTTTGCGCGTGCCAACCAAGGCCACGGTCGTGGCCTGATCGATCGTTTTTAATAACTCGAGATCACCTTGGTAATGCAGCAGAACCGGTGGGTCAGCAATTTCCCAGAGCCGGTTGGGATACTCTGGATCCGCTGGTGTAATAAAGCTGGGATTGGCTTCGAGATACCCATCCAGTAGGTGATCGGGCACGATTGCTTGGCGCTGGTGGTGGATAATCTGACTGAGTTTGGGGCCAATCCCCTCAATTGTTTGTAATTCCTCAATACTGGCGTCCCACGCCACTTCCATCACCTCGAAGCGCTGATAAAGCCGTTTGCGGATAATCGCACCAACGCCAGAAATTTGAGACCAGGCTAGCCAATAAGCTCGATCACGCACATTTAGTCCTCTGTCACCAGACTATTATTCACGCGAAGAAATTCTAGAACCGGATATTTGGCGCGGTTGATTGATGTGGTCAGGCTGAATTTTTTTGTTGTCTACACCGCAGGCAGTGATCAGCACAATTGGTCCTTGAGGGATTGCGATGCTATTCGAC
It includes:
- the dprA gene encoding DNA-processing protein DprA encodes the protein MRDRAYWLAWSQISGVGAIIRKRLYQRFEVMEVAWDASIEELQTIEGIGPKLSQIIHHQRQAIVPDHLLDGYLEANPSFITPADPEYPNRLWEIADPPVLLHYQGDLELLKTIDQATTVALVGTRKPSDYGQRWTRRLSRSLSQHGWTIVSGLAAGIDAQAHQSCLEVQGATIGVLGTGIDVVYPRSNQKLYDQMAQVGLILSEYPAGTAPNRTHFPERNRIVAGLCRATLVMEAGHKSGALITARLANEYGRDVYALAGSLDNPEAAGSLNLIHQGAQIITGEARLLESLGTIPTLDQLDLFDGVIGSAVTPSQPMIQLPPELHNIWQTIANSPEPVILDHIVEGTGLPTGNVLSGLLELELMGVVEQQAGMRYQTAS